The uncultured Hyphomonas sp. genome includes a window with the following:
- a CDS encoding mobile mystery protein B: MNRIINEPDGATPLSPDELDGLKFKHITTRGELDELEQANVQQGLLWLGRRRKGDVLTDEFSRELHKRLFGDVWTWAGTYRLREKNIGIDPRMIAVHVRKLLGDAQYWAEHDTYEPLEAAARFHHRLVQIHPFPNGNGRHSRISADVYLAECFDHAPIDWESGADLTKDNARRDAYIAALRAADGHDYGPLLEFVGCDVAEG; the protein is encoded by the coding sequence ATGAACCGGATCATCAATGAGCCCGATGGCGCAACACCGCTATCCCCGGACGAACTGGACGGCCTGAAATTCAAACACATTACCACGCGGGGTGAGTTGGATGAGCTTGAACAGGCGAACGTCCAGCAAGGGCTGCTCTGGCTTGGGCGGCGACGTAAGGGCGATGTGCTGACCGATGAGTTTTCACGGGAACTGCACAAGCGCCTGTTCGGGGATGTCTGGACGTGGGCCGGCACCTACCGCTTGCGTGAAAAGAATATCGGTATCGATCCGCGAATGATCGCCGTGCATGTCCGCAAACTCCTGGGCGATGCCCAGTATTGGGCAGAGCACGATACCTATGAGCCATTGGAAGCTGCAGCCCGCTTTCATCACCGCCTCGTACAAATCCATCCGTTCCCAAATGGTAATGGCCGCCATTCACGGATCAGTGCGGACGTCTATCTCGCTGAATGTTTCGATCATGCCCCGATAGATTGGGAAAGCGGGGCCGACCTGACCAAAGACAATGCGCGCCGCGATGCGTACATTGCGGCACTCCGCGCCGCAGATGGCCATGACTATGGTCCGCTATTGGAATTTGTCGGGTGTGATGTTGCGGAGGGCTGA
- a CDS encoding glycosyltransferase family 61 protein, with amino-acid sequence MSSDACPGPLDLVFDPCTPWGAKEHYFHFLHGYLLPGLSLALDRAATQVRFEDCGPLMLPRIAEACALLSLELVPPMSADTPLAPPVSVPRWDRLLLRFDAPPPPARVMQAYATGAKQIRQKLLSAARHESSASGNLERWREVDVIVFERSQEHAFYRTPQMKRTPGYGRGRRSLENSHEIAAKMRTCGLRATALDLGALSLSDQIMACHHARAVIGIRGAEFANLIWMRPGSIAMMLADPVKHENHGARSLAGVFGIHFSSPKIAAAQVEFPPIRAATHIREAIGI; translated from the coding sequence ATGTCGTCCGATGCCTGCCCCGGCCCGCTGGATCTGGTGTTCGATCCCTGTACACCCTGGGGCGCGAAAGAGCACTATTTTCACTTCCTACATGGCTACCTTCTACCGGGGTTAAGCCTCGCATTGGACAGGGCCGCCACTCAGGTGCGGTTTGAGGATTGCGGCCCGCTGATGCTGCCCCGGATTGCCGAAGCCTGCGCACTGCTCTCCCTCGAACTCGTTCCGCCAATGTCAGCCGACACGCCGCTGGCCCCGCCGGTAAGCGTGCCTCGCTGGGACCGGCTGTTGTTACGGTTCGACGCCCCGCCACCCCCCGCCCGAGTGATGCAGGCTTACGCAACCGGCGCGAAGCAGATACGTCAAAAATTATTGAGTGCGGCCCGGCACGAATCCAGCGCTTCGGGAAACCTCGAACGCTGGCGCGAAGTCGATGTGATCGTCTTTGAGCGGTCACAGGAACACGCATTCTACCGTACACCTCAGATGAAGCGGACACCCGGCTATGGGCGCGGTCGGCGAAGTCTGGAGAACAGTCACGAAATTGCGGCGAAGATGCGAACATGTGGCCTTCGCGCCACCGCCCTTGATCTTGGCGCGCTCAGCCTGTCCGATCAGATTATGGCCTGCCACCATGCGCGCGCCGTGATCGGAATCCGTGGCGCCGAATTCGCAAATCTGATCTGGATGCGCCCCGGCAGCATAGCTATGATGCTGGCCGACCCGGTGAAGCATGAAAATCATGGCGCGCGCAGCCTTGCCGGGGTTTTCGGCATCCATTTTTCCAGCCCAAAGATCGCAGCTGCACAGGTCGAGTTTCCTCCTATCCGCGCCGCTACGCACATCCGCGAGGCCATCGGGATATAA
- a CDS encoding ATP-dependent helicase — protein sequence MSDLYLREAESLRPNEGQWAAYESKGHCVVLAGPGSGKTKTLTIKLARILAEDIEEPRGIACITYNNECARELEQRLDALGVESGGRVFIGTVHSFSLTQIIMPYAKSARMGVPEDFKVATRDDQKAALERAYDQVIARGEDPHRFWQLRMDRYRRTHLDRASEEFLGTDRDTANLIEAYERELRARGLIDFDDMPLLSVRALQANPWLQKAIQAKFPVLIVDEYQDLGRALHRMVMGLCFGTGIRLFAVGDEDQSIYGFTGANPRLLRTLAQREDVKTIRLRLNYRCGSNIIAASQYALGEERDYAAPEGASEGTVYFHSLGGRYEAQAKELFEQLLPKVFARHPDLNMSDVAILYPAAWIGDAVAEAAEDMGYSIVRADTNALYPRSSKLLRWLEQCARWCCGGWQDSDPKFSAVSAEGMRIFAEVLTTEDKRLQFQRDLISFLWTRRDAGLSLHSWLLDFRRDLLLDLIRGTRTLNDENLNLTELIRNTDEGTPHVDLSVGVFCGKGEAHDRINLSTLHSSKGREFKVVFMFGMDQQKIPRRNAQGRELLEARRLFYVGFTRAEEEIHVVSTRGQKSPFVIELEERLQAP from the coding sequence GTGTCTGATTTGTATCTGCGAGAAGCTGAGAGCTTGAGGCCGAATGAAGGTCAATGGGCAGCCTACGAGTCTAAAGGTCATTGCGTCGTTTTGGCTGGACCAGGTAGCGGGAAAACAAAAACACTTACTATCAAGTTGGCGCGAATTTTGGCGGAAGATATCGAAGAGCCACGCGGCATTGCTTGCATTACATACAACAATGAGTGCGCTCGAGAACTTGAACAACGACTTGATGCTCTGGGAGTTGAATCTGGTGGCCGGGTCTTCATCGGTACCGTGCATTCTTTCTCGCTAACACAGATAATAATGCCCTATGCGAAGTCAGCACGCATGGGTGTTCCAGAGGATTTCAAAGTCGCGACAAGAGACGATCAAAAGGCTGCTCTTGAGCGCGCATATGATCAAGTGATTGCACGTGGAGAGGACCCGCATAGGTTTTGGCAGCTTCGCATGGATCGGTATCGGCGAACCCATCTGGACCGTGCTTCTGAAGAATTTTTGGGGACTGATCGAGATACAGCCAACTTGATTGAAGCATATGAGCGTGAGTTACGGGCGCGGGGCTTAATAGACTTTGATGACATGCCTTTATTGTCTGTACGGGCCTTGCAAGCCAACCCATGGCTCCAAAAGGCTATACAGGCGAAATTCCCGGTTTTGATTGTCGATGAATATCAGGACTTAGGCCGTGCACTCCACAGAATGGTGATGGGACTGTGTTTCGGTACAGGGATTCGGCTTTTCGCCGTTGGTGATGAAGACCAGTCTATTTACGGGTTTACGGGCGCAAATCCGCGATTGCTAAGAACATTGGCTCAAAGGGAAGATGTCAAAACAATCAGGCTGCGTCTTAATTATCGTTGTGGTTCGAATATTATTGCGGCTTCGCAATACGCTCTCGGAGAAGAAAGAGACTACGCCGCGCCTGAGGGGGCATCTGAGGGGACAGTATATTTTCATTCGCTCGGTGGAAGATATGAAGCGCAGGCAAAAGAGTTGTTTGAGCAACTGTTGCCGAAGGTGTTTGCCCGGCATCCCGACCTTAATATGAGCGATGTTGCTATTCTGTATCCGGCAGCCTGGATCGGGGACGCTGTAGCTGAAGCAGCAGAAGATATGGGATATTCCATCGTCCGGGCAGATACAAATGCTCTATATCCGAGGTCCAGCAAGTTGTTACGCTGGTTGGAACAATGTGCGCGTTGGTGTTGTGGGGGATGGCAAGACAGCGATCCAAAATTTTCAGCGGTTTCTGCAGAAGGAATGCGTATTTTTGCTGAGGTGCTCACAACGGAAGATAAACGGCTGCAGTTCCAGCGAGACCTTATAAGCTTCCTCTGGACCCGAAGAGATGCTGGCTTATCGCTTCATTCATGGCTCCTGGATTTCAGACGCGATCTACTTCTCGATCTCATTCGCGGTACCAGAACACTCAATGATGAGAACCTGAATCTTACTGAACTCATCCGAAATACGGATGAGGGGACGCCTCATGTGGATCTGTCGGTAGGGGTGTTTTGTGGCAAGGGCGAAGCACATGATCGGATCAACTTATCTACGCTTCACAGTTCCAAAGGACGAGAATTCAAGGTGGTCTTTATGTTTGGTATGGATCAGCAGAAAATTCCTCGACGAAATGCTCAAGGTCGGGAATTGCTGGAAGCACGACGTCTCTTCTATGTCGGCTTCACCCGGGCTGAAGAAGAGATCCATGTCGTATCTACGAGAGGGCAAAAATCACCTTTTGTGATTGAGCTAGAAGAGCGCCTTCAAGCTCCTTGA
- a CDS encoding HEPN domain-containing protein, which produces MAAKKKTFDKNQKKPLQEHAKKMLEAFVKGVVMKNDPKAHNWGEGGFTFFEGYSARLTEDFERARHDFTQLAAKMLNARSASENTIRTLCLKAGQEYVKKWASSDEASPPSLETAAAGLVDTVLAEAGRTFIHIEPNFLVRHSVPDVVTIGRVKSVRTDLALGAAGIKEDGRVKIVAGNYPQQIWDGERYTLEMPASVWVVDVAATKDNVTEEAKWLIDVAISLMRLGATDWPGVIPKIGEPEPHPTFPTIHNQPHVTMEGETVFMGGRKVAGWYEVTAEIAEQLSSKDFQARADVLFDPADKSLGQRVAQGLGWMTRGRQAVDRAERLLAFFTALEALLTSDDKNAPVAETISRHISVICTQNLNSRSEIFKGVKKLYGLRSSVVHAGRRDVLGSDVKKLQFYVEAVYWTVLNRCELTMKQERFAKSLADASHGQQWEFGFTADEDDETKSS; this is translated from the coding sequence GTGGCCGCAAAAAAGAAGACATTTGATAAGAACCAGAAGAAGCCGCTCCAAGAGCACGCCAAGAAGATGCTGGAGGCTTTTGTGAAGGGCGTTGTGATGAAGAATGATCCCAAGGCCCACAATTGGGGTGAGGGTGGTTTTACGTTTTTCGAGGGCTACTCGGCGCGACTGACCGAAGATTTTGAGCGGGCACGGCATGACTTTACGCAGCTCGCGGCCAAAATGCTCAACGCCAGGAGCGCGAGTGAGAACACCATCCGCACTTTATGCCTGAAAGCGGGACAGGAGTACGTCAAAAAATGGGCGTCGTCCGACGAAGCCTCGCCACCATCCTTGGAAACTGCCGCCGCCGGTCTTGTTGACACAGTTCTGGCAGAGGCCGGGCGGACATTCATTCACATCGAACCGAATTTTCTTGTCAGGCACTCGGTTCCCGACGTTGTCACTATTGGGCGCGTGAAATCTGTGCGTACGGACCTTGCTCTGGGCGCCGCCGGGATCAAGGAAGACGGCCGGGTCAAGATCGTTGCCGGAAACTACCCGCAACAAATCTGGGATGGCGAACGCTACACCTTGGAAATGCCTGCGAGTGTCTGGGTCGTTGATGTTGCTGCGACCAAAGATAATGTAACAGAAGAAGCCAAATGGCTGATTGATGTTGCCATCAGCTTGATGCGCCTTGGTGCAACGGACTGGCCGGGCGTCATTCCCAAAATCGGCGAGCCGGAACCTCACCCCACCTTTCCCACGATTCACAACCAACCACACGTCACAATGGAGGGGGAAACGGTTTTTATGGGCGGTCGTAAGGTTGCGGGCTGGTACGAAGTGACTGCTGAAATTGCCGAGCAACTTTCATCAAAAGACTTCCAAGCCAGAGCCGATGTTCTCTTTGATCCGGCGGACAAATCCTTGGGGCAACGCGTTGCGCAAGGACTTGGCTGGATGACGCGGGGGCGGCAAGCGGTCGACCGCGCCGAACGGCTCTTGGCGTTCTTCACGGCGCTTGAGGCACTGCTCACATCCGATGACAAGAACGCGCCAGTTGCCGAGACAATCAGTCGCCATATTTCGGTTATCTGCACACAGAATCTCAATTCCCGCAGCGAAATCTTCAAGGGGGTCAAAAAGCTATATGGCCTTCGATCATCTGTAGTCCACGCAGGTAGACGGGATGTGCTCGGTTCTGATGTGAAGAAGCTACAGTTCTACGTCGAGGCCGTTTACTGGACCGTGTTGAATCGATGTGAACTGACCATGAAACAAGAGCGCTTTGCGAAAAGCCTTGCAGATGCGAGTCACGGCCAGCAGTGGGAGTTCGGCTTCACAGCGGACGAAGATGACGAAACTAAATCCTCCTAG
- a CDS encoding dicarboxylate/amino acid:cation symporter, protein MPHEKKPKFTYNRLNRRLDVLVRGKLWLQVILALLAGIGVGLALGPDLDIIPRDQAAVFGDWLGLPGNLFLALVRMVIIPLAASSIILGIAGTGGGEALRTVGRKLLTFVMLTTVTAVMIGISLARFIRPGRGLEQTYPSAPSLKPENLQLADPPPSPLEGITRELPDMITGLIPQNIAASLLEQDMLAIVVFSLFVGVATVTADKKELTRPLVALAEAMLEVSMTVIRTAMRFAPLAVFGLMAETTATNGLSTLRDLATYCGIVLTGLACLLALYLVIVTVFGRMNPVKFVQAVVPVQLLAFSTSSSAAVMPLTMKTAIDKLKTPASLAGAVVPLASTVNMAGTALYQSVAIMFLADISGTPLSPGDLALVMVTLTGASIGAPAAPGASIAILATTATSFGVPLTGLPLVMGVDRILDMARTLVNVTGDLVLCRIVTPKGQSANETPEPEASPVPAENSSADSPA, encoded by the coding sequence ATGCCGCATGAGAAGAAGCCGAAATTTACCTATAATCGCCTGAACCGGCGGCTGGATGTGCTCGTCCGGGGCAAGCTGTGGCTGCAGGTAATCCTGGCCCTGCTGGCCGGCATCGGTGTGGGCCTCGCCCTGGGGCCGGATCTCGACATCATACCGCGCGACCAGGCCGCCGTATTCGGGGACTGGCTGGGCCTGCCGGGCAATCTGTTCCTGGCGCTGGTACGCATGGTCATCATCCCGCTGGCGGCCAGTTCCATCATTCTCGGCATTGCGGGCACGGGCGGTGGTGAAGCCCTGCGCACGGTCGGCCGGAAGCTGCTGACCTTCGTCATGCTGACGACGGTCACTGCCGTTATGATCGGCATTTCACTGGCGCGGTTCATCCGCCCGGGCCGGGGCCTGGAACAGACCTACCCTTCCGCGCCGAGCCTGAAGCCTGAAAATCTTCAACTGGCTGATCCGCCGCCGTCCCCGCTGGAAGGCATCACACGGGAATTGCCGGACATGATCACGGGCCTGATCCCGCAGAACATTGCCGCCTCCCTGCTGGAGCAGGACATGCTCGCCATCGTTGTGTTCTCCCTGTTCGTCGGGGTCGCCACGGTGACCGCCGACAAGAAGGAATTGACGCGACCGCTGGTGGCATTGGCCGAAGCGATGCTGGAAGTCTCCATGACGGTGATCCGCACGGCGATGCGCTTTGCCCCGCTGGCCGTCTTCGGCCTGATGGCAGAGACCACTGCCACGAACGGCCTCAGCACGCTGAGAGACCTCGCGACCTATTGCGGCATCGTTTTGACGGGCCTTGCCTGCCTGCTGGCGCTGTACCTTGTCATCGTGACCGTGTTCGGGCGCATGAACCCGGTGAAGTTCGTGCAGGCGGTCGTACCGGTGCAGCTGCTCGCCTTCTCCACATCCAGTTCGGCCGCCGTGATGCCGCTGACGATGAAGACGGCGATCGACAAGCTGAAGACGCCGGCCTCCCTCGCCGGCGCGGTCGTGCCTCTGGCCTCGACCGTGAATATGGCGGGTACGGCGCTTTATCAGTCTGTTGCGATCATGTTCCTGGCGGACATTTCCGGCACGCCCTTGTCGCCAGGCGACCTGGCGCTGGTCATGGTGACACTGACCGGCGCCTCCATTGGCGCGCCTGCTGCCCCCGGGGCCAGTATCGCGATCCTCGCCACGACGGCGACCAGTTTCGGTGTGCCGCTGACGGGCCTTCCTCTGGTCATGGGCGTCGACCGCATCCTCGACATGGCCCGCACGCTGGTCAACGTAACCGGCGACCTCGTGCTTTGCCGGATTGTCACGCCAAAAGGGCAGAGCGCAAACGAAACGCCGGAACCGGAGGCATCCCCGGTTCCGGCGGAAAATAGTTCGGCTGACAGCCCGGCCTGA
- a CDS encoding nitrilase-related carbon-nitrogen hydrolase, with product MVLKVQIHPSYLVPDDCGMLPVKLFQIDDGRELIGDRMSFMRAQLTKQASQDDVDDYRNMLEGTEINALNVLSFHPGVSNNQSKIKALSADRTIVAHGGVPADADRLVTYLAQNGGMILQDKLSLSSEDEEGEIVAGDTLHIFKASRNVLLGAVNWAVLNCHDYTHVELVEILLEHDVEILVVVAYNPATRLYREYAISDAHRLFAYIVSVNTANIGGSGVYAPFRRLGKNKNASFGAGAELFGTRGPGAFETRIDLDIGRLRNLKEDFSENGFNASTFGTDEEDYYNAVAPSEKYLDTGSNDPNFRADITLRDIETSRLPDSLKVAIVQMQPMSRKAYLENKYRFPRGRERASFCREIATEMEALLARSRSRNGAATDSEIDLVVLPEVFAPRDFAAGYLSDFAHRSGATIVAGLDYPGLEESENANECVIIRPDGADVMYRKITRSQYDAVGADMKSRMMMQRGTELIRFIDKAGVGFGVLICYDYSHLNIMRRINLEGRDHPLDFVIVVANNPFAQLYRACCIADAHRFYQYIVMCNVSEYGGSGMFAPASGSGARQTLGELGKGSVGTIYQTLDLKKLRENRSRSDVVINNRAEKHKGGERFMRRPGIFQFRIDDVEVQS from the coding sequence ATGGTCCTCAAAGTACAGATTCACCCCTCATATCTTGTGCCTGATGACTGTGGTATGCTGCCAGTTAAGTTGTTCCAGATCGATGACGGTCGCGAACTGATCGGTGACCGCATGAGCTTCATGCGCGCCCAATTGACAAAGCAGGCCAGTCAAGATGACGTCGATGATTACAGAAACATGCTCGAAGGAACTGAAATCAACGCGTTGAACGTATTGTCATTTCATCCTGGCGTCTCGAACAACCAGTCCAAGATCAAGGCTCTCTCAGCTGACCGTACAATCGTTGCCCATGGGGGCGTGCCTGCCGACGCGGATCGCTTGGTGACCTATCTCGCCCAGAATGGCGGCATGATCTTGCAAGACAAGTTATCGCTGTCTTCTGAAGATGAGGAGGGCGAGATCGTTGCCGGCGATACTCTGCACATCTTCAAGGCGTCGCGGAATGTGCTACTTGGCGCAGTAAATTGGGCTGTTTTGAACTGTCATGATTATACTCATGTTGAGCTGGTAGAGATTTTGCTTGAGCATGACGTCGAGATTCTAGTTGTCGTAGCTTACAATCCAGCGACGCGTTTATATCGCGAGTATGCCATTTCTGACGCGCACCGCTTGTTCGCTTATATTGTCAGTGTCAATACGGCGAACATTGGCGGCTCAGGGGTTTATGCGCCATTTCGCCGTTTGGGTAAGAACAAAAATGCGAGTTTCGGCGCGGGTGCCGAATTGTTTGGGACACGCGGGCCCGGCGCATTTGAGACCCGCATTGATTTGGACATCGGTCGTCTGCGTAATCTCAAAGAAGACTTTTCCGAAAATGGGTTCAATGCATCAACTTTCGGCACAGATGAGGAAGACTATTACAATGCCGTCGCGCCTTCGGAAAAATATCTAGACACAGGTAGCAATGATCCAAATTTTCGGGCGGATATCACGCTTAGGGACATTGAGACATCACGCTTGCCGGACAGCCTAAAGGTCGCGATTGTACAGATGCAGCCAATGTCACGAAAGGCGTATTTGGAGAACAAGTATAGATTTCCACGTGGTCGTGAGCGTGCCAGTTTTTGCCGGGAAATTGCTACAGAGATGGAAGCTTTGCTCGCGCGCAGCCGATCTCGAAACGGTGCGGCAACGGACTCGGAAATTGATTTAGTGGTACTTCCGGAAGTGTTCGCGCCGCGGGACTTCGCTGCTGGTTATTTGTCAGACTTTGCTCATCGTTCGGGCGCAACAATTGTCGCGGGCCTTGATTATCCAGGCCTTGAAGAAAGCGAGAACGCCAATGAATGTGTGATCATCCGCCCAGACGGGGCAGATGTAATGTATCGCAAGATAACCCGTTCTCAGTATGATGCGGTTGGGGCAGATATGAAAAGCCGCATGATGATGCAACGCGGCACAGAGCTAATTCGGTTTATTGATAAGGCCGGGGTCGGCTTTGGCGTACTGATTTGCTATGATTACAGTCACCTGAATATTATGCGACGGATTAACCTCGAAGGTCGCGATCACCCTCTGGATTTTGTCATTGTCGTGGCGAACAACCCTTTTGCGCAATTGTACCGGGCATGCTGTATCGCCGACGCACATCGTTTCTATCAGTACATCGTTATGTGTAACGTCTCCGAATATGGTGGCTCTGGCATGTTTGCGCCCGCGAGTGGATCGGGAGCTCGTCAAACGCTTGGAGAGCTTGGGAAAGGTTCTGTTGGAACGATTTATCAGACCTTGGATCTCAAAAAGCTACGTGAAAATCGAAGCCGCAGTGATGTTGTAATCAATAATCGCGCCGAAAAGCATAAAGGCGGTGAGCGCTTCATGCGAAGGCCTGGTATTTTCCAGTTTCGTATTGACGACGTCGAGGTACAAAGCTGA
- a CDS encoding mobile mystery protein A yields the protein MSVKDIARKQRISRINKTAANPMRLSQTPKEGWIAFVRHALGMSGAQLGKRLSLSRGRISQAEKAEPDGGVTLRTMEEMAAGMGCRFVYAIIPADGDLEDVIERQARKKATAIVKRASTHMALENQSLRADKIQSEIERLTQELMREQPSNFWEEE from the coding sequence ATGAGCGTCAAAGACATTGCCAGAAAACAACGGATCAGCCGGATCAACAAGACGGCTGCCAACCCTATGCGCCTTTCGCAGACCCCGAAGGAGGGCTGGATTGCTTTTGTGCGCCATGCGTTGGGGATGTCCGGTGCGCAATTGGGCAAACGCCTTTCGCTCTCACGCGGACGCATCTCACAGGCGGAAAAAGCCGAACCCGATGGGGGCGTAACCCTGCGCACCATGGAAGAGATGGCTGCAGGTATGGGGTGTCGATTTGTCTATGCGATCATCCCTGCTGATGGCGATCTTGAAGATGTCATTGAGCGCCAGGCCCGTAAGAAAGCCACGGCCATTGTCAAACGCGCCTCAACGCATATGGCGTTGGAGAATCAGTCTTTGCGCGCGGATAAAATCCAGAGCGAGATTGAGCGTCTGACGCAGGAGTTGATGCGTGAGCAACCTTCCAATTTTTGGGAGGAGGAATGA
- a CDS encoding AAA family ATPase, producing MYISRICINNFRNFSQLDVSLSGDVVILGENRVGKSNLLHALRLVLDSDLPDSSRELSFSDFWDGLEDIPGSEKISICIEIKDFEGDADILALLTDFRLDDDPHTVRLTYELRPEGGLEKAPTSPDEFEFVCYGGESEAKRFGHALRRRITMDLLPALRDAEGDLSIWKRSPLRPLLDKVFAEIDKDELQKIAESIQESADELTAFDAVQELETDIGHLFRSLSGPKHDIHPALGFSPTDPTRLYRSVRLLIDEGERGIADASLGSANLVFLSLKYLEIQKLIQENRRDHTFLAIEEPEAHLHPHLQRSTYRNMFSAPESEDEATPLSVILTTHSPHIASVAPVRSILLLRETENVGTTGYSTATLSLDAADIDDIARYLDVTRAEMLFARGVLLVEGDAEKYLIPAFASEMGNDLDQLGITVCSVSGTHFRPYVKFLTSLGIPCAVITDWDPRENDKLPLGYNRTWRIVQDILTLSSAEGADETIQEIKEIESYAEFCERCEEYGVFSNERTLELDLYDEGFDAAMALALKDFPFGTARMSKLDDWLADSKQVDDELLMKMIDAVGKGRFAQRLLAHAEGIQPPDYIRKAIQYVVNRV from the coding sequence ATGTACATCTCCAGAATATGCATAAATAATTTTCGAAACTTCTCACAGCTTGATGTCTCTTTGTCGGGCGATGTCGTGATATTGGGAGAAAACCGCGTTGGGAAGAGTAATCTTTTACATGCACTCAGATTGGTTCTCGATTCTGATCTCCCAGATAGCTCAAGAGAACTGTCATTTTCCGACTTCTGGGATGGTTTGGAAGACATACCAGGTAGCGAGAAGATTTCTATCTGCATAGAGATTAAAGACTTTGAGGGCGACGCTGATATTCTCGCACTGCTGACCGATTTTCGTTTGGACGATGACCCCCATACGGTGCGCTTAACTTATGAATTGCGACCTGAGGGAGGGCTTGAAAAAGCCCCTACATCTCCAGATGAATTTGAGTTTGTATGCTACGGTGGAGAAAGTGAAGCGAAGCGTTTTGGGCATGCGCTACGGCGTCGAATCACAATGGACCTTTTGCCCGCCCTCCGAGATGCTGAGGGCGATCTATCCATCTGGAAAAGGTCTCCTCTGAGACCTCTGCTAGACAAAGTCTTTGCTGAAATCGACAAAGATGAGCTCCAAAAGATCGCGGAATCTATTCAAGAAAGCGCCGATGAGCTGACCGCATTTGATGCTGTCCAGGAGTTGGAGACAGATATTGGACACCTTTTCCGGAGTCTCAGCGGCCCGAAACATGATATTCATCCGGCGCTAGGATTTTCACCAACTGACCCTACACGGCTTTATCGATCTGTACGCCTCCTGATCGATGAAGGAGAGAGGGGAATTGCGGATGCGAGCCTCGGATCAGCAAACCTTGTGTTCTTGAGCTTGAAATATCTGGAAATACAAAAACTGATTCAGGAAAATCGACGGGATCACACGTTTCTTGCGATTGAAGAACCCGAAGCTCATCTGCACCCTCATCTGCAGAGATCGACGTATCGAAACATGTTTTCAGCACCAGAAAGCGAGGACGAAGCTACACCTCTCAGTGTGATCTTGACCACGCATTCTCCTCACATCGCAAGTGTTGCGCCTGTCCGCTCGATCCTTCTGTTGCGAGAAACTGAGAACGTAGGAACAACTGGCTACTCTACGGCTACTCTCTCATTGGACGCCGCAGACATTGACGATATAGCGAGATATTTGGATGTCACGCGTGCTGAAATGCTGTTTGCACGCGGTGTTCTGCTCGTCGAAGGTGATGCGGAAAAATATCTTATCCCCGCCTTCGCAAGTGAGATGGGAAACGATTTGGATCAATTGGGCATTACAGTATGCTCTGTGTCCGGGACCCACTTTCGTCCGTACGTGAAGTTTCTAACAAGTCTTGGAATCCCTTGTGCAGTTATTACTGATTGGGACCCAAGGGAGAACGATAAATTGCCCCTTGGGTACAACCGCACATGGAGGATCGTTCAAGACATTTTGACCCTTTCGTCGGCTGAAGGAGCGGATGAAACCATCCAAGAGATCAAGGAGATAGAGAGCTACGCAGAATTTTGTGAGAGATGCGAAGAGTACGGCGTTTTTAGCAATGAGCGAACTTTGGAGCTTGATCTCTACGACGAGGGCTTTGATGCTGCCATGGCTTTGGCACTTAAAGATTTCCCTTTCGGCACAGCGCGGATGAGTAAGCTTGATGACTGGCTCGCAGATTCCAAACAAGTAGACGACGAGCTTTTGATGAAGATGATTGACGCTGTGGGGAAAGGTCGATTCGCACAGCGTTTGCTTGCGCATGCCGAGGGCATCCAGCCTCCGGACTATATCCGAAAAGCGATTCAGTACGTGGTGAATCGTGTCTGA